From the Xenorhabdus ishibashii genome, one window contains:
- a CDS encoding MFS transporter has protein sequence MSQHHNRPLNKQDYKTLSLAALGGALEFYDFIIFVFFAVALGELFFPADIPEWLRQLQTFGIFAAGYLVRPLGGIVMAHFGDLIGRKKMFSLSILMMAVPTLAIGMLPTYDAIGIAAPILLLLMRVMQGAAIGGEVPGAWVFVAEHVPHKRIGLACGVLTAGLSLGILFGSLVATIITAIYSRQEVLDWAWRLPFFLGGIFGLCAMYLRRWLHETPVFKEMQERKALSEELPLKTIVFNHKRAISISMLLTWLLSAGIVVVILMTPTYMQTVFNLEQSLTLKANSLAIISLAIGCVSVGYLCDKWGAGIVLIIGCILLAATTWFFYHNISHEPLKLFRAYSLAGLAVGVIGATPFVMVKSYPPEVRFSGISFSYNLAYAIFGGLTPIFVTLLLTYTSLAPAYYMMTLSVVGLFLGFYLRKKSI, from the coding sequence ATGTCACAACATCACAATCGCCCATTAAATAAACAAGATTATAAAACGCTGTCCTTAGCGGCTTTAGGTGGCGCTCTGGAATTTTACGACTTTATTATTTTTGTCTTTTTTGCTGTTGCGCTTGGGGAACTCTTTTTCCCTGCGGATATACCTGAATGGCTCAGACAACTACAAACATTTGGTATTTTTGCTGCGGGTTATCTGGTTCGACCTTTAGGTGGGATAGTCATGGCTCATTTTGGCGATCTCATTGGGCGAAAGAAAATGTTTTCACTCAGCATATTGATGATGGCCGTACCAACACTGGCCATCGGTATGTTGCCCACCTATGATGCTATAGGTATTGCTGCCCCTATCCTGCTGTTACTGATGCGGGTTATGCAGGGAGCGGCGATTGGTGGAGAAGTGCCCGGAGCCTGGGTTTTTGTAGCAGAGCATGTTCCCCATAAACGCATTGGACTTGCCTGTGGTGTTTTAACGGCAGGGTTGAGCTTGGGGATTTTATTTGGTTCTCTCGTCGCAACTATTATTACTGCAATTTATTCCAGGCAAGAAGTCTTGGATTGGGCATGGCGCCTGCCATTTTTCTTAGGAGGCATTTTCGGTTTATGCGCCATGTACTTACGCCGTTGGCTGCATGAAACCCCTGTCTTCAAGGAAATGCAGGAACGCAAAGCATTGTCAGAAGAGTTACCACTAAAAACTATCGTCTTTAATCACAAACGCGCCATCTCTATTTCCATGCTGCTGACATGGCTGCTTTCCGCAGGAATTGTCGTTGTTATCTTGATGACACCAACCTATATGCAGACAGTCTTTAATCTGGAACAATCACTAACGTTAAAAGCAAACAGTCTGGCGATCATCTCATTGGCGATTGGCTGTGTTTCTGTAGGATATTTATGCGATAAATGGGGTGCAGGTATCGTGCTGATTATCGGTTGCATTCTATTAGCTGCCACAACCTGGTTTTTCTACCACAATATCAGCCATGAACCGCTTAAACTATTTAGAGCTTATTCCCTCGCAGGCCTGGCTGTGGGTGTGATTGGCGCAACTCCTTTTGTCATGGTAAAAAGCTATCCGCCAGAAGTCAGGTTCAGTGGCATTTCATTTTCATATAATTTGGCTTATGCCATTTTTGGTGGACTGACGCCGATATTCG
- a CDS encoding metallophosphoesterase family protein gives MLLAVSDLHVSHAANRAIVESFRPSTPDDWLLLAGDIAEQESDFIWVISMLSQRFAQVVWTPGNHELWCTPKDQLKLPGVLRYEHLVNICRQHNVLTPEDEFRHYHMGNGTTVTIAPVFTLYDYSFRNTCDYTAEQAIERARRCGVISSDEFFLKTYPHRTITDWCRERIQYTEKRLNTIPDGEDIVLISHFPIIRKPLESLRNSEFSIWCGSEKTHQWASKTGVRMVVYGHLHIPNLEYIQDVAHLEVSLGYPREWQERGRSSYLVQLDGLLENANAYS, from the coding sequence ATGCTGTTGGCCGTCAGTGACTTGCATGTATCTCATGCAGCAAATAGAGCAATAGTCGAATCATTCAGGCCATCGACACCTGACGATTGGCTGCTACTGGCTGGCGACATTGCAGAGCAGGAGTCAGATTTTATATGGGTCATCAGTATGCTTTCCCAACGATTTGCTCAGGTCGTCTGGACGCCAGGAAATCATGAACTCTGGTGTACACCAAAAGATCAATTAAAGTTGCCTGGCGTACTGCGTTATGAACATCTGGTCAATATCTGCCGGCAGCATAACGTACTCACCCCCGAAGATGAGTTTCGGCATTACCACATGGGGAATGGTACAACGGTTACCATTGCCCCTGTTTTTACCTTATACGATTATTCATTTAGAAATACCTGCGACTATACAGCGGAACAGGCCATAGAGCGCGCTCGTCGTTGTGGTGTCATCAGCTCTGACGAGTTCTTCCTGAAAACTTATCCCCACAGAACTATTACCGATTGGTGTCGGGAACGTATCCAATATACCGAAAAACGCTTAAACACCATTCCAGATGGCGAAGATATCGTACTGATAAGCCACTTTCCTATCATCCGTAAGCCGCTCGAATCCTTACGCAACAGCGAATTTTCCATTTGGTGTGGCAGTGAAAAAACACACCAATGGGCATCAAAAACAGGGGTGCGGATGGTGGTATATGGACACTTACACATTCCTAATCTCGAATATATTCAGGATGTTGCTCATTTGGAAGTCTCTTTGGGATATCCGCGGGAATGGCAAGAGCGTGGCAGAAGCTCTTACTTAGTACAACTAGACGGGTTGCTGGAGAACGCTAACGCGTATAGCTAA
- a CDS encoding flavoprotein, which yields MKNDEIIPQIKPRILIGATGSVDITLLPKYLSAIKAAFNCTLTVLMTNNATTFLPASTVALYADRIISGEMPHDWPTDKPSRIVADHDIMAILPATANTLATAACGGATNRLTTVVLASTFPVLFFPVMGHVMWEKKATRRNITQLRDDGYHVIEPVWHENFDVSLQRMVGHPSLPDIETVISLLKQHLPK from the coding sequence ATGAAAAATGATGAAATAATTCCACAGATAAAACCTCGGATCTTAATTGGGGCAACCGGTTCAGTAGATATCACCCTCCTCCCCAAATATCTTTCAGCAATTAAGGCGGCGTTCAACTGTACATTAACAGTATTGATGACAAACAATGCCACCACCTTTTTACCCGCCTCAACCGTAGCTCTCTATGCCGATCGGATCATTAGCGGAGAGATGCCACACGATTGGCCAACAGACAAACCTTCACGCATTGTCGCGGATCATGACATTATGGCCATTTTACCTGCAACGGCTAACACGCTTGCAACTGCTGCTTGTGGTGGTGCAACCAATCGATTAACAACTGTGGTTCTGGCCTCCACATTTCCTGTGCTGTTTTTTCCAGTCATGGGACACGTGATGTGGGAAAAAAAAGCAACACGTCGCAATATCACCCAATTACGTGATGATGGCTACCACGTTATTGAACCCGTATGGCACGAAAATTTTGATGTTTCACTACAACGAATGGTTGGGCATCCTTCATTACCGGATATTGAAACCGTTATTTCGCTACTGAAACAACATCTGCCAAAATAA